One Pectobacterium colocasium DNA segment encodes these proteins:
- the bioH gene encoding pimeloyl-ACP methyl ester esterase BioH, with protein sequence MAALYWQTEGAGNTDLVLLHGWGLNAQVWQSIIARLAPHFRLHRVDLPGYGRSQGFGPMSLSDMAAKVLAQAPERAVWLGWSLGGLVASQIAWRAPERVEKLITVASSPCFSAQDGWPGIKPDVLQGFQQQLSEDFQRTVERFLALQTLGTESARQDARLLKSVVLEQPMPSVEVLNGGLAILREADLRQPLADLAVPFLRLYGALDGLVPRKVAGLLDEQWANSTSAVMPKAAHAPFISHPDAFTEQVIAFAQA encoded by the coding sequence ATGGCAGCGTTGTATTGGCAGACCGAAGGTGCAGGAAACACGGATCTTGTGTTGCTGCACGGGTGGGGATTGAATGCGCAGGTATGGCAAAGCATTATTGCGCGACTCGCCCCGCATTTTCGTCTGCATAGGGTCGATCTGCCGGGTTATGGCAGGAGTCAGGGGTTTGGACCGATGTCGCTGAGTGACATGGCGGCGAAGGTATTAGCGCAGGCACCGGAACGTGCCGTCTGGCTAGGCTGGTCGCTGGGCGGATTGGTTGCCAGCCAGATTGCGTGGCGCGCGCCTGAGCGCGTGGAAAAGCTGATTACCGTGGCATCGTCGCCCTGTTTCAGCGCACAGGACGGCTGGCCGGGTATCAAGCCGGACGTCTTGCAGGGGTTTCAGCAGCAGCTCAGTGAAGATTTCCAGCGTACGGTCGAGCGGTTTTTGGCGCTGCAAACGCTGGGAACGGAGAGCGCACGGCAGGATGCCCGACTATTAAAAAGCGTGGTGCTGGAACAGCCAATGCCGTCCGTCGAGGTATTAAACGGTGGGTTGGCCATATTGCGTGAAGCGGATTTACGTCAGCCGTTAGCCGACTTGGCCGTGCCGTTCCTGCGGCTTTATGGTGCGCTAGACGGGCTGGTGCCGCGCAAAGTCGCTGGATTGCTGGATGAGCAGTGGGCGAATTCGACGTCGGCGGTGATGCCAAAGGCCGCGCATGCGCCGTTTATCTCGCATCCCGATGCCTTTACCGAGCAGGTGATCGCGTTCGCTCAGGCCTAG
- the gntX gene encoding DNA utilization protein GntX, with amino-acid sequence MLTITARCWLCLLPLHRSRQGICSYCQRHLPRLPACCPRCGLPSGDTARQCGRCLQNPPPWQSLTFISDYVPPFNTLLKQFKFHGKTELAAVLARQLLLRWQMTYRERKLTGQAPLFRPDRLFTVPLHRNRQWHRGFNQTALLARPLARWLNCAYDSRELQRTRRTSLQQTLSASARRRNLRGAFSCDISLSGQQVVLLDDVVTTGSTAAEISRLLLAQGAAGVQVWCVCRTL; translated from the coding sequence ATGTTAACCATCACCGCCCGCTGCTGGCTATGTTTATTACCGCTTCATCGTAGTCGGCAAGGCATTTGCTCGTACTGCCAGCGCCATTTGCCGCGTCTGCCCGCCTGCTGCCCACGTTGTGGCTTGCCCTCCGGCGACACAGCGCGTCAGTGCGGGCGCTGCCTGCAAAATCCACCGCCCTGGCAATCGCTCACCTTTATCAGCGACTATGTACCGCCGTTTAACACGCTGCTGAAACAGTTTAAGTTCCACGGTAAAACCGAGCTGGCAGCCGTGCTCGCCCGGCAACTCTTACTGCGCTGGCAAATGACCTACCGCGAGCGGAAACTCACCGGACAAGCTCCCCTGTTCCGCCCTGACCGTCTGTTCACCGTTCCTCTGCACCGAAACCGTCAGTGGCATCGCGGCTTCAACCAGACCGCGTTGCTCGCCCGTCCTCTCGCCCGCTGGCTGAACTGTGCTTATGACTCCCGCGAATTGCAGCGCACTCGGCGCACATCGCTACAGCAAACGCTCAGCGCCAGCGCGCGGCGGCGGAACCTGCGGGGCGCATTCTCGTGTGATATTTCGCTGTCCGGGCAACAGGTGGTGTTACTGGATGATGTGGTCACGACGGGCAGTACCGCCGCGGAAATCAGCAGGCTGCTGCTGGCTCAAGGTGCGGCGGGCGTTCAGGTCTGGTGTGTGTGCCGCACCTTGTAG
- the malQ gene encoding 4-alpha-glucanotransferase codes for MFKVDKLASQQTGIAESYTDAYGKEHIVAAAIRNQIQAMMDVSDSGNAPLPPVRVFLQDRDAIIELAGHGEFLWTLMYENGGQIQGQITGGSTLALPGVLPLGYHYLTLTQADQRWSCRIIVAPHRCYEPEALQQGKRWWGVTVQLYTLRSQNNWGVGDFGDLRQLVEQIARRGGAFVGLNPLHSLYPAQPEAASPYSPSSRHWLNIIYIDVNRIDDFQQSEEAQAWWHREDTQSAVAALRAGRWVDYEPVTSLKLTALRLAFRYFTTRSALDPRISAFRQFVVSGGQSLQLQATFDALQAYLKKQGENYADWHQWPASYHDVHSETVKSFRRENSDEITFYSWLQWVAHEQLAECYAHSKQLGLPLGLYRDLAVGVAQGGAETWDERQLYCLDASIGAPPDPLGPQGQDWQLAPMNPTMMQLRGYQPFIDVLRSNMAHCGALRLDHVMALLRLWWIPKAASAGSGAYVHYPVDDLLAVLALESQRHRCLIIGEDLGTVPPEIISKLHDYGIYSYKVLFFEKDEENHFRAPEDYPRQAMTTITTHDLPTLRGYWQTVDLSLGRELGLYPTEALLQEQMQQREKAKQGLLNALHEFGLLPQRVGRNSALTTMGAPLSRGVHRYVADSASALVGFQLEDWLDMATPVNVPGTNREYPNWRRKLTRPLESIFADRCLERLVRDMDLRRGAPMKTQKA; via the coding sequence GTGTTCAAGGTGGATAAACTGGCAAGCCAGCAGACAGGCATCGCGGAAAGCTATACCGATGCCTATGGCAAAGAGCACATTGTTGCGGCCGCAATCAGAAACCAGATTCAGGCAATGATGGACGTTTCTGACAGCGGCAATGCGCCCTTGCCGCCTGTTCGTGTCTTTTTGCAGGACCGGGATGCGATCATCGAGCTTGCTGGTCACGGTGAATTCCTCTGGACGCTGATGTATGAAAACGGCGGTCAAATTCAAGGACAGATAACGGGAGGTTCAACGCTGGCGTTGCCGGGCGTGTTGCCGCTGGGTTATCACTACCTGACGCTGACGCAGGCCGACCAGCGCTGGAGCTGCCGAATTATTGTCGCGCCGCACCGCTGCTATGAGCCAGAAGCCTTACAGCAGGGAAAACGCTGGTGGGGCGTTACCGTCCAGCTTTATACCCTGCGCTCGCAGAACAACTGGGGCGTCGGGGACTTTGGCGACCTGCGCCAACTGGTGGAGCAGATTGCCCGACGCGGCGGTGCCTTTGTGGGGCTGAACCCGCTGCATTCGCTGTATCCCGCACAGCCAGAAGCCGCAAGCCCTTACAGTCCTTCTTCCCGACACTGGCTGAATATTATTTATATCGATGTGAATCGCATTGATGATTTTCAGCAGAGCGAGGAAGCGCAGGCATGGTGGCACCGTGAGGATACACAAAGCGCGGTTGCCGCGTTACGGGCAGGGCGCTGGGTCGATTATGAACCGGTGACGTCGCTTAAACTGACCGCCTTACGGCTGGCGTTCCGCTACTTTACCACCCGCAGCGCGCTGGACCCGCGCATTAGTGCTTTTCGCCAGTTTGTTGTCAGCGGCGGGCAGAGCCTGCAACTTCAGGCGACGTTTGATGCGTTGCAGGCCTACCTGAAAAAGCAGGGTGAGAACTACGCGGACTGGCACCAATGGCCTGCCAGTTACCATGACGTGCACAGTGAAACCGTGAAGTCATTCCGCCGTGAAAATAGCGATGAGATTACCTTCTACAGCTGGCTGCAATGGGTCGCGCATGAGCAACTCGCGGAGTGCTATGCGCACAGTAAACAGCTTGGCCTGCCGCTCGGCCTGTATCGCGATTTAGCCGTTGGGGTTGCACAGGGCGGCGCGGAAACCTGGGATGAACGGCAGCTCTATTGCCTCGATGCCTCTATTGGCGCACCGCCGGACCCGCTTGGACCACAGGGACAAGACTGGCAGCTCGCGCCGATGAACCCGACGATGATGCAGCTTCGCGGCTATCAACCGTTTATCGATGTCCTGCGCAGTAACATGGCGCACTGTGGTGCGTTGCGACTTGATCACGTGATGGCGCTCTTGCGCCTGTGGTGGATACCCAAGGCGGCGTCGGCGGGTAGCGGTGCTTATGTGCATTACCCGGTCGACGATTTGCTGGCGGTGCTGGCGCTGGAAAGTCAACGTCATCGCTGCCTGATTATCGGTGAGGATTTAGGCACGGTGCCGCCGGAAATTATCAGCAAACTGCATGACTACGGTATCTATTCTTACAAGGTGCTGTTCTTTGAAAAGGACGAGGAGAATCACTTCCGCGCACCGGAAGACTACCCGCGTCAGGCGATGACAACCATTACGACGCACGATCTCCCGACGCTACGCGGCTACTGGCAAACGGTGGATTTATCGCTGGGGCGGGAGTTGGGGCTGTACCCGACGGAAGCGTTACTGCAAGAACAAATGCAGCAGCGTGAGAAGGCGAAACAGGGGCTGCTCAACGCGTTGCACGAATTCGGGCTATTGCCGCAGCGGGTGGGGCGTAACTCGGCGCTGACGACGATGGGCGCGCCGCTGAGTCGCGGTGTTCATCGGTATGTCGCCGATAGCGCAAGCGCACTGGTCGGGTTCCAACTGGAAGACTGGCTGGATATGGCGACACCGGTCAATGTGCCGGGCACCAATCGTGAATACCCCAACTGGCGACGCAAGCTCACGCGCCCGCTAGAGTCGATCTTCGCTGACCGTTGCCTTGAACGGCTGGTTCGGGATATGGATTTGCGTCGTGGCGCGCCGATGAAAACGCAGAAAGCCTAA
- the acrD gene encoding multidrug efflux RND transporter permease AcrD: MANFFVDRPIFAWVLAILLSLCGMLAIKSLPLEQYPDLAPPSVRITASYPGASAQTLENTVTQVIEQSMTGLDNLMYMASDSSNTGQARVMLTFEAGTDPDEARQQVQNQLQSAIRKLPQEVQQQGVTVSKTGDTNILMVAFVSTDGSMDKQDIADYVATNIQEPISRISGVGEVSAYGSQYAMRIWLDPAKLMDYALTTSDVVRAIESQNSQVSVGQVGGVPSVDNQALNATINAQSLLQTPQQFRDITLRVNQDGSAVTLANVAEVELGAERYDFLSRFNGQSASGLGVTLASGANELETDKRVRERIEELSHYFPHGLEAKIAFETSPFVKASITDVVKTLFEAVLLVFLVMYLFLQNFRATLIPTIAVPVVLLGTFAVLYVCGFSLNTLTMFAMVLAIGLLVDDAIVVVENVERVMSEEGLSPREATRKSMGQVQGALVGIALVLSAVFVPMAFFGGTTGAIYRQFSITIVTSMILSVLVAMILTPALCATLLKPLAKGQHHGRKGFFGWFNRSFTRTSLKYERGVGKILITSGRWLLLYMGIIGVMAFLFFRLPTSFLPQEDRGVFTTQVQLPPGATQQQTLQVVHKIEQYYLTQEKDTVTSVFSTIGSGPGGNGQNVARLFVRLKDWNERTTPESSSFAVIERATKAFRHIQEARVFASSPPSINGLGSAAGFAMRLQDRGGLGHDALMAARDQLLNMADSNPELTRVRHNGLDDSSQLRIHIDQRKAQALGVSVDDINSTLKTGWGSTYVNDFLDRGRVKKVYVQAAAKFRMLPDDISKWYVRNNRGGMVPFSAFAQTVWETGSPRLERYNGYSSLEIVGEAMPGVSTGTAMNVMESLVAKLPEGFGLEWTGMSLQERLSGAQAPALYAISLLVVFLCLAALYESWTVPFSVMLVVPMGVLGALVATWARGLENDVYFQVGLLTVVGLSAKNAILIVEFANEMNQKGKDLVEATLEASRQRLRPILMTSLAFIFGVLPMATSSGAGSASQHAVGTGVIGGMLAATFLAIFFVPLFFVVVRRRFPLKEKVSKSVE; this comes from the coding sequence ATGGCGAATTTTTTTGTCGACCGTCCTATTTTTGCGTGGGTGCTGGCTATCCTTCTCAGCCTGTGCGGTATGTTAGCCATCAAGTCATTACCGCTGGAACAGTATCCCGATCTGGCTCCGCCCAGCGTGCGGATTACGGCGAGCTATCCCGGTGCATCGGCGCAAACGCTGGAAAATACCGTTACGCAGGTTATTGAGCAGAGTATGACCGGGCTGGATAACCTGATGTACATGGCCTCAGACAGCAGCAATACCGGGCAAGCGCGCGTTATGCTGACCTTCGAGGCGGGTACCGATCCTGATGAAGCTCGCCAGCAGGTGCAAAACCAGCTTCAATCCGCTATTCGCAAGTTGCCACAGGAAGTCCAGCAGCAGGGTGTCACCGTGAGCAAAACGGGCGATACCAATATCCTGATGGTCGCGTTTGTGTCTACCGATGGCAGTATGGACAAGCAGGATATCGCTGATTATGTTGCGACGAATATTCAGGAACCGATTAGCCGTATCAGCGGAGTGGGTGAAGTTTCTGCGTATGGATCGCAATATGCGATGCGCATCTGGCTGGATCCGGCCAAACTGATGGACTATGCGCTGACCACCAGCGACGTGGTACGCGCCATCGAATCGCAGAACAGTCAGGTTTCGGTCGGGCAAGTCGGTGGCGTACCGTCGGTGGACAATCAGGCGCTGAACGCGACTATCAATGCACAATCCCTGCTACAGACGCCACAGCAGTTCCGTGATATCACGCTGCGCGTCAATCAGGATGGCTCCGCCGTGACGTTAGCTAACGTTGCAGAAGTCGAGTTGGGTGCTGAACGCTACGATTTTCTCAGTCGTTTCAACGGTCAGTCCGCTTCTGGTTTGGGAGTGACGCTGGCGTCTGGCGCGAATGAGCTGGAAACAGATAAGCGTGTCAGGGAGCGTATCGAGGAACTATCACACTATTTTCCGCACGGGCTGGAAGCCAAAATCGCTTTTGAAACCTCCCCTTTTGTTAAAGCCTCTATCACCGATGTGGTGAAAACCCTGTTTGAAGCGGTGCTGTTGGTTTTTCTGGTGATGTACCTGTTCTTGCAGAATTTTCGTGCCACGCTGATTCCCACGATTGCGGTGCCGGTGGTGTTGCTCGGTACGTTTGCCGTGCTGTACGTCTGTGGGTTCAGCCTGAACACCCTGACGATGTTCGCGATGGTGCTGGCGATTGGTCTGCTGGTCGATGATGCCATTGTGGTGGTGGAGAACGTCGAACGGGTGATGAGCGAAGAGGGGCTCTCACCACGGGAAGCGACACGAAAATCAATGGGGCAGGTGCAGGGCGCGCTGGTCGGGATTGCGCTGGTGCTGTCGGCTGTGTTTGTGCCAATGGCCTTCTTTGGCGGCACTACGGGGGCGATTTACCGCCAGTTCTCCATCACGATTGTGACGTCAATGATTCTGTCGGTGCTGGTGGCGATGATTCTGACGCCTGCGCTGTGCGCGACGCTGCTCAAGCCGCTTGCCAAGGGGCAGCATCATGGCCGCAAAGGGTTCTTCGGCTGGTTTAACCGGAGCTTTACCCGCACGTCGCTGAAGTATGAGCGCGGCGTCGGCAAGATATTGATTACCAGCGGACGCTGGCTGCTGCTGTATATGGGCATCATCGGGGTTATGGCTTTCCTGTTCTTCCGACTGCCGACCTCGTTTTTGCCGCAGGAAGATCGGGGCGTGTTCACGACACAAGTGCAGCTACCGCCAGGGGCGACGCAGCAGCAGACCTTACAGGTGGTTCACAAGATCGAGCAGTACTATCTCACGCAGGAAAAAGACACGGTGACGTCTGTGTTTTCCACCATTGGTTCGGGGCCGGGTGGAAACGGGCAAAACGTGGCGCGGCTGTTTGTGCGCCTTAAAGACTGGAATGAACGCACCACGCCGGAGAGCAGCTCGTTTGCCGTGATCGAACGCGCGACTAAAGCCTTTCGTCATATTCAGGAAGCGCGCGTGTTCGCCAGCAGCCCGCCGTCAATTAACGGACTGGGGAGTGCCGCCGGTTTCGCCATGCGCTTACAGGATCGCGGTGGGCTAGGGCACGACGCGCTGATGGCGGCGCGGGATCAACTGCTGAACATGGCTGACAGTAACCCCGAGCTGACGCGCGTGCGTCACAATGGTCTGGACGACAGCTCGCAGCTGCGGATTCATATCGATCAGCGCAAAGCGCAGGCGCTGGGCGTGTCGGTGGATGACATTAACAGCACGCTGAAAACGGGCTGGGGATCGACCTATGTGAATGACTTCCTTGACCGTGGCAGGGTGAAGAAAGTTTACGTTCAGGCGGCGGCGAAGTTCCGTATGCTGCCGGACGACATCAGCAAATGGTATGTGCGTAACAACCGTGGCGGCATGGTGCCGTTCAGCGCCTTTGCGCAAACCGTCTGGGAAACCGGCTCGCCGCGCCTTGAGCGTTACAACGGTTATTCCTCGCTGGAGATTGTCGGTGAAGCGATGCCGGGCGTCAGTACCGGTACAGCGATGAATGTCATGGAATCGCTGGTGGCGAAGCTGCCGGAAGGCTTTGGCTTAGAGTGGACGGGCATGTCGTTGCAGGAGCGGCTGAGCGGGGCGCAGGCGCCGGCGCTGTATGCGATTTCTCTGCTGGTGGTGTTTCTGTGTCTGGCCGCGCTGTATGAAAGCTGGACTGTGCCGTTTTCCGTCATGCTGGTGGTGCCGATGGGCGTGCTGGGGGCGCTGGTGGCAACCTGGGCACGCGGTCTGGAAAACGATGTCTATTTTCAGGTTGGGCTACTGACGGTAGTCGGGCTATCGGCGAAGAACGCCATCTTGATAGTGGAATTCGCCAACGAAATGAACCAGAAAGGGAAGGATCTGGTTGAGGCTACGCTGGAAGCCTCCCGCCAGAGACTGCGGCCGATATTGATGACATCGCTGGCATTTATTTTCGGTGTTCTGCCGATGGCGACCAGCAGCGGCGCGGGTTCGGCCAGCCAGCATGCGGTGGGTACGGGGGTGATCGGCGGTATGCTTGCTGCGACTTTCCTCGCGATTTTCTTCGTGCCGCTGTTCTTTGTCGTCGTGCGACGTCGTTTTCCGTTAAAGGAGAAGGTGTCGAAATCAGTGGAATAA
- the nfuA gene encoding Fe-S biogenesis protein NfuA, which translates to MIRITDAAQEHFLKLLAKQEEGTQIRVFVINPGTPNAECGVSYCPPDAVEASDTVLKFEKISAYVDELSAPYLEDAEIDFVTDQLGSQLTLKAPNAKMRKVDDSAPLMERVEYVLQSQINPQLAGHGGRVTLMEITDDGMAILQFGGGCNGCSMVDYTLKEGIEKELLEKFPELKGVRDLTEHQRGEHSYY; encoded by the coding sequence ATGATCCGTATTACCGATGCTGCTCAGGAGCATTTCCTGAAACTGTTGGCAAAACAGGAAGAAGGCACACAGATTCGCGTATTTGTTATCAATCCAGGTACGCCAAACGCCGAGTGCGGCGTCTCGTATTGCCCGCCGGATGCCGTAGAAGCCAGCGATACCGTACTGAAGTTTGAAAAGATTTCTGCCTACGTAGACGAACTCAGCGCACCTTATCTTGAAGACGCTGAAATCGACTTCGTGACTGACCAGTTAGGTTCTCAGCTCACGCTGAAAGCGCCAAACGCCAAAATGCGTAAAGTGGACGACAGCGCCCCGCTGATGGAACGCGTCGAGTATGTGCTGCAATCGCAAATCAACCCACAGCTGGCTGGCCACGGCGGCCGCGTAACGCTGATGGAAATTACCGATGACGGCATGGCGATTCTGCAATTTGGCGGCGGCTGTAACGGCTGTTCTATGGTCGATTACACGCTGAAAGAAGGGATCGAGAAAGAGCTGCTGGAAAAATTCCCTGAGCTGAAAGGCGTGAGAGATCTCACCGAACACCAGCGCGGTGAACACTCCTACTACTAA